From the genome of Papaver somniferum cultivar HN1 chromosome 2, ASM357369v1, whole genome shotgun sequence, one region includes:
- the LOC113352525 gene encoding uncharacterized protein LOC113352525 encodes MLQSTRVSVLVNRGPEGYFKVGRGLRQGELLSPVLFVIDEDILSRNITKMIQDGSLKAIVNRGGVQPSHIFFADNIFLFCNGEKRNVRKIMNLLKKYQGASAQQVNLEKSKCFMGGTCQNRRVQISEECNVVLADFPDKYLGVMLMQGNVKTQHVLSVVDMMQDRLAGWKGIKWMIGEVEENTRWIVGDGSNISSWKDKWVMKKTLQELYPDNAYMLQFPNMRVSDFILDGEWIVPTELMEMINISDLPVVSEIGDKRIWTGTITRHFTVASAVEVMRHKFPPLHWTKKVWYKSIHPSISSNIWKLGRNICATDDNEKKRKFHIVSRCILCRKREETKDHMLWYCDYSEIIWSWLGGIFNFKNTRSFDDIFQLAKNKSPAIKEIWLLSAFVTMKELWFLRNDCAYGNGKCNLNDTKKRIMKAISDCDIRMKAHMWNSQYDLQVLKRFGLKT; translated from the exons ATGTTACAATCTACAAGAGTATCAGTGTTAGTCAATAGAGGGCCTGAAGGTTACTTTAAAGTTGGTAGAGGCTTAAGACAAGGTGAACTACTGTCACCCGTCCTTTTTGTTATTGATGAAGATATTCTTAGCAGAAATATTACAAAAATGATTCAAGATGGCAGTTTGAAAGCTATAGTGAATAGAGGAGGTGTGCAACCTTCACACATTTTCTTTGCAGATAACATCTTTCTATTTTGTAATGGTGAAAAAAGGAATGTTAGAAAGATAATGAATCTTCTTAAAAAGTATCAAGGTGCATCAGCGCAACAAGTTAACTTGGAGAAAAGTAAGTGCTTCATGGGTGGTACTTGCCAAAATAGAAGAGTGCAAATTTCTGAAGAATGTAATGTTGTTTTGGCTGATTTCCCAGACAAGTATTTGGGGGTAATGTTGATGCAAGGAAATGTTAAAACTCAACATGTTTTGAGTGTGGTGGATATGATGCAAGATAGATTGGCTGGTTGGAAAG GAATAAAGTGGATGATAGGGGAAGTGGAGGAAAACACTAGATGGATTGTTGGTGATGGAAGTAATATCTCTTCTTGGAAGGATAAATGGGTGATGAAGAAAACATTGCAAGAATTATACCCTGACAATGCTTATATGCTACAGTTTCCAAATATGAGAGTGTCAGACTTTATACTTGATGGTGAATGGATTGTGCCAACTGAGCTCATGGAAATGATTAATATAAGTGATTTACCAGTAGTGAGTGAAATAGGAGACAAGAGAATATGGACTGGAACTATCACAAGACATTTTACAGTAGCTTCAGCAGTGGAAGTCATGAGACATAAATTTCCTCCTCTTCATTGGACAAAAAAGGTATGGTACAAATCTATTCATCCTAGTATTTCTAGTAATATTTGGAAACTAGGAAGAAATATTTGTGCAACTGATGataatgagaagaagagaaagttCCACATAGTATCAAGATGCATATTGTGCAGGAAAAGGGAGGAAACAAAAGACCATATGCTTTGGTATTGTGATTATAGTGAGATCATTTGGAGCTGGCTTGGTGGAATTTTTAACTTTAAAAATACAAGATCTTTTGATGATATATTTCAACTGGCAAAAAACAAGAGTCCAGCTATCAAAGAAATATGGTTGTTGAGTGCATTTGTCACTATGAAGGAACTCTGGTTCTTGAGAAATGATTGCGCTTATGGTAATGGAAAATGTAATCTCAATGATACTAAGAAGAGGATAATGAAAGCCATATCTGACTGTGATATAAGAATGAAAGCACATATGTGGAATAGTCAATATGATCTTCAAGTACTCAAAAGATTTGGATTAAAGACCTGA